From Novipirellula artificiosorum, the proteins below share one genomic window:
- a CDS encoding S8 family peptidase yields the protein MTNRRNAPSLHDRNAFETDDSIQACEERYALSASLPGDLLLEVLPLHIDTADDTTEPLLPSIHPSENTQRPDLLEQAADLRALAADTATTPLDGHGQTVAVIDSGVAWDHVALGGGFGPGYRVVGGWDFAENDSNPYDDGPAGFHGSHVAGLLAGESEGFSGVAPGADLVALRVFDDAGRGELAWIESSLKWVHEHRNSFDSPITTVNLSVGAALNADNLAEARSLLADELQLLREDNILVFAAAGNFFGHSVHDTSLMFPASSESVVAVGSVDDTGLLSSFSQRASGLLATSGESIRSAVPEHVYGWDGHIDDFATLDGTSMATPQIAAASMLVRQSMIDQGLEPSADDILARLHDGAATKTDPQTGVSYSVIDLQASIHPLNHDTAAPESVDTNLADFDGKHFLGSNENDSYVLDLRNGIELRNAGQLYRFDSPLSAETPFSIDVGAGADSLQILGSNQAERLILFPGSTTDGISRLSTNTFEIELRGVESVVFDGGGGPDRATLYDSIGNDILRSQPNSARLSGVGFEFQVNQVDRIYVHANAGGEDHAFLSDSEGDDTLSVKPQFSSLRSKDTFQAAYGFERLYAYSTAGGHDSASLYDSVGDDTMNISSSRSMINGPGYQASARGFQSIEAFAINGGEDIANLYTDDSASQWDRQSDRLQWTSEDGSERIARGFERMQAFEQYQPIELSTPSTGLIPLGGLIDDDPEQRLRRERLASQSVFDWLGES from the coding sequence ATGACGAATCGTAGAAACGCCCCCTCCCTTCACGATCGGAACGCATTCGAGACCGACGATTCCATCCAAGCCTGCGAAGAGCGGTATGCGTTGTCGGCCAGTCTACCGGGCGATCTGTTGCTCGAAGTCCTTCCGCTGCACATCGACACGGCTGACGACACGACCGAGCCGCTGCTGCCGTCGATCCATCCGAGCGAGAACACCCAGCGTCCGGACCTCCTGGAACAAGCCGCCGATCTTCGCGCCCTGGCTGCCGACACGGCAACCACGCCCTTGGACGGCCATGGCCAGACGGTGGCAGTCATCGACAGCGGCGTCGCATGGGATCATGTCGCGCTTGGCGGTGGTTTCGGACCAGGGTACCGAGTCGTTGGCGGCTGGGATTTCGCCGAAAACGACTCGAATCCTTACGACGATGGCCCTGCTGGGTTTCACGGTTCGCACGTCGCCGGCTTGCTGGCGGGCGAATCGGAAGGATTCTCCGGCGTCGCTCCTGGAGCCGATCTGGTTGCCCTTCGCGTCTTCGATGACGCCGGTCGCGGAGAATTGGCCTGGATCGAATCGTCGCTCAAGTGGGTTCACGAGCATCGAAACAGCTTTGACTCGCCCATCACCACCGTCAACTTGTCGGTGGGAGCCGCGTTGAATGCCGATAACTTGGCAGAAGCTCGCAGCCTCTTAGCAGACGAACTGCAACTACTGCGTGAGGACAACATCTTGGTCTTCGCCGCTGCAGGAAATTTCTTCGGTCATTCGGTTCATGACACTTCCTTGATGTTTCCCGCTTCGAGCGAGTCGGTCGTCGCGGTTGGGTCGGTCGACGACACGGGGCTGCTCAGTTCTTTCTCGCAACGCGCCAGTGGTTTGCTTGCCACCAGCGGTGAATCGATCCGTAGCGCCGTCCCCGAACATGTTTATGGATGGGACGGACACATCGATGATTTTGCCACGCTCGATGGAACCAGTATGGCGACGCCGCAAATCGCTGCCGCCTCCATGCTGGTTCGTCAATCGATGATCGACCAAGGCCTTGAACCATCGGCTGACGACATCCTCGCCCGACTGCATGACGGAGCCGCAACGAAGACCGATCCGCAAACGGGCGTGTCCTACTCGGTGATCGACTTGCAAGCATCCATCCATCCCTTGAATCACGATACCGCTGCGCCGGAGAGCGTGGACACAAACCTCGCTGACTTTGACGGGAAACATTTTCTCGGTTCGAACGAGAACGATTCGTATGTCTTGGACCTTCGCAACGGAATCGAACTTCGTAACGCTGGTCAACTTTATCGTTTCGATTCGCCCCTATCCGCTGAAACGCCGTTCTCGATCGATGTTGGCGCTGGCGCTGACTCGCTACAGATTCTTGGGTCGAACCAGGCCGAACGTCTGATCCTGTTTCCGGGATCGACGACGGATGGGATCAGCCGTTTGTCGACCAACACCTTCGAAATTGAATTACGAGGTGTGGAATCGGTCGTTTTTGACGGAGGTGGCGGTCCCGATCGAGCAACGCTCTATGATTCGATTGGCAATGACATTTTGCGTTCACAGCCAAACAGCGCACGGTTGTCGGGTGTTGGATTTGAGTTTCAAGTCAACCAAGTCGATCGCATCTATGTGCATGCCAACGCGGGCGGCGAAGACCATGCTTTTCTGAGTGACTCCGAAGGCGATGACACGCTCTCGGTCAAACCCCAATTCTCCAGTCTGCGCAGCAAAGATACGTTTCAAGCTGCATACGGTTTTGAGCGACTCTATGCCTACTCAACGGCGGGCGGGCACGATTCGGCATCGCTGTATGATTCGGTGGGCGACGACACGATGAACATTTCATCAAGCCGCTCGATGATCAATGGCCCCGGGTATCAAGCAAGTGCTCGTGGATTCCAATCCATCGAAGCGTTCGCAATCAACGGTGGCGAAGATATCGCCAACCTTTACACCGATGATTCCGCCAGCCAATGGGATCGTCAAAGCGACCGGCTTCAATGGACAAGCGAAGATGGCAGTGAGCGAATCGCTCGGGGCTTCGAACGCATGCAAGCGTTCGAACAATACCAGCCGATTGAATTGTCGACTCCCTCGACCGGTCTGATCCCACTGGGCGGCTTGATCGACGACGACCCCGAGCAGCGTCTCCGCCGCGAGCGTTTGGCGAGCCAATCGGTGTTCGATTGGCTAGGCGAAAGCTAA